A portion of the Carya illinoinensis cultivar Pawnee chromosome 11, C.illinoinensisPawnee_v1, whole genome shotgun sequence genome contains these proteins:
- the LOC122281702 gene encoding putative exosome complex component rrp40 isoform X1, whose product MENKPSGSPTSLVDQLVVPGDVVLDLNSMTNQTIKLGGGLRQDCDAIAVTKAGKLRCTKPNKYWVESSQKRYEPHPGDSVLGIVVDSKADNFLVDIKGPALAYLPVLAFEGGTRRNIPKFEVGTLIYVRVVKANPGMNPELSCTDASGKAAEFGQLKDGYMFESSTGLSRTLLSSPTCPVLDALGKKLSFEIAVGLNGRVWVNATSPSTVIVVANAIMNSESLSAVQQRIMVEKLLQNLKLSSLGFAPQWSLVRVSSGPLEDLSGR is encoded by the exons ATGGAAAACAAACCGTCCGGTTCTCCAACGAGCTTGGTCGATCAGTTAGTC GTACCAGGAGATGTGGTTCTCGATCTCAACAGCATGACTAACCAAACCATTAAGCTCGGCGGCGGTCTCCGTCAG GATTGTGATGCTATTGCCGTTACGAAGGCAGGGAAGCTGAGGTGCACAAAGCCAAACAAGTACTGGGTCGAAAGCTCCCAGAAAAGG TATGAGCCTCATCCAGGGGATTCTGTTCTTGGAATTGTCGTAGACTCTAAAGCAGAt AATTTTCTTGTGGACATTAAAGGACCTGCTTTGGCATACTTACCTGTGCTTGCATTTGAAGGAGGAACTAGGAGAAACATACCAAAGTTTGAG GTAGGTACTTTGATCTATGTTCGGGTTGTGAAGGCAAACCCTGGCATGAATCCAGAGCTCTCATGCACTGATG CCAGCGGGAAAGCAGCAGAATTTGGCCAACTTAAGGATGGTTATATGTTTGAATCTTCGACTGGTCTATCAAGAAC TCTCCTGAGCTCGCCAACTTGTCCCGTTCTCGATGCTTTAGGGAAGAAGCTTTCCTTTGAGATAGCAGTTGGATTGAACGGCCGTGTTTGG GTTAATGCCACCTCTCCATCTACAGTCATTGTTGTTGCCAATGCAATTATGAACTCAGAATCATTGAGTGCGGTACAGCAGAGAATTATGGTGGAGAAATTGCTGCAGAATTTGAAGTTATCAA gccttgggtttgctcctcaatggtcactagttcgagtcTCCTCAGGGCCACTGGAGGATTTATCTGGTCGTTAA
- the LOC122281702 gene encoding putative exosome complex component rrp40 isoform X2 — protein MENKPSGSPTSLVDQLVVPGDVVLDLNSMTNQTIKLGGGLRQDCDAIAVTKAGKLRCTKPNKYWVESSQKRYEPHPGDSVLGIVVDSKADNFLVDIKGPALAYLPVLAFEGGTRRNIPKFEVGTLIYVRVVKANPGMNPELSCTDASGKAAEFGQLKDGYMFESSTGLSRTLLSSPTCPVLDALGKKLSFEIAVGLNGRVWVNATSPSTVIVVANAIMNSESLSAVQQRIMVEKLLQNLKLST, from the exons ATGGAAAACAAACCGTCCGGTTCTCCAACGAGCTTGGTCGATCAGTTAGTC GTACCAGGAGATGTGGTTCTCGATCTCAACAGCATGACTAACCAAACCATTAAGCTCGGCGGCGGTCTCCGTCAG GATTGTGATGCTATTGCCGTTACGAAGGCAGGGAAGCTGAGGTGCACAAAGCCAAACAAGTACTGGGTCGAAAGCTCCCAGAAAAGG TATGAGCCTCATCCAGGGGATTCTGTTCTTGGAATTGTCGTAGACTCTAAAGCAGAt AATTTTCTTGTGGACATTAAAGGACCTGCTTTGGCATACTTACCTGTGCTTGCATTTGAAGGAGGAACTAGGAGAAACATACCAAAGTTTGAG GTAGGTACTTTGATCTATGTTCGGGTTGTGAAGGCAAACCCTGGCATGAATCCAGAGCTCTCATGCACTGATG CCAGCGGGAAAGCAGCAGAATTTGGCCAACTTAAGGATGGTTATATGTTTGAATCTTCGACTGGTCTATCAAGAAC TCTCCTGAGCTCGCCAACTTGTCCCGTTCTCGATGCTTTAGGGAAGAAGCTTTCCTTTGAGATAGCAGTTGGATTGAACGGCCGTGTTTGG GTTAATGCCACCTCTCCATCTACAGTCATTGTTGTTGCCAATGCAATTATGAACTCAGAATCATTGAGTGCGGTACAGCAGAGAATTATGGTGGAGAAATTGCTGCAGAATTTGAAGTTATCAA CGTGA